A window from Toxoplasma gondii ME49 chromosome IX, whole genome shotgun sequence encodes these proteins:
- a CDS encoding hypothetical protein (encoded by transcript TGME49_265455), which produces MVVDKMFEPEECLDILSIVRYKTQLLDIIDEAARLSESERRKKAECVELRLEISSLKSDLNAKELELAAVDRTIECGIASENARILSKENDELKATRDNLKNLLESIQARLKQCELERYSAIQELKACKTLTRARDHDMESSATLCDKIISLQGQATRKFEDLQQALNDVKKERSDVLKKQLEMQMELEALKAAVDDYQADEHKYRQHTTHLREQLIASSASLEKLKEEVLMERERRKEIEEDLNRSSQRIAELSVRLQRTVRYRVYDSVTQDSREQLAEALRAAYLGRETLAPCLKQLTPPQTSEYKLVPTEVERVSSLGGFEERRKCDLFNNREGPHTVLDTTPKSRSPSAATSTRTRCPESTSSSCSDYQADSNMAPRASAESAQLRVMCSAETLSDNRTKSGLDMNHFEDSHVIMFDKDEMTSVDLPVKSPERNQWILSRNIECAVGHFTGSPHSCPHKKPHEQQTYDSVLFPASDALSTRRFNPEKTTPITLREKDHAVVKTEMVGRTASELDGTPSSSPDVPVLSVKNETVELQPHPSSMSALVTTKSIQDRPCYNKTGCQRSICKTLFPLQLQPAPTKRQTLRMRLW; this is translated from the exons ATGGTTGTAGACAAGATGTTTGAACCGGAGGAGTGCTTGGACATTTTGTCCATAGTGCGCTACAAGACTCAGCTGCTTGACATTATTGACGAAGCTGCGAGACTAAGCGAGTCGGAAAGACGCAAAAAAGCAGAATGTGTAGAACTACGGCTGGAGATCAGTTCGCTAAAATCGGATCTCAATGCTAAGGAGCTCGAGCTTGCGGCCGTTGACCGGACCATCGAGTGCGGGATAGCAAGCGAAAACGCGCGCATTTTGTCAAAGGAGAATGATGAACTGAAG GCCACCCGCGATAACCTCAAAAATCTCCTAGAGTCAATCCAAGCCAGGCTGAAACAGTGTGAGCTGGAAAGATACAGTGCGATACAGGAGCTGAAGGCCTGTAAAACTCTTACACGCGCACGGGACCACGATATGGAGTCCTCGGCTACGTTGTGCGACAAGATCATCTCACTGCAAGGCCAAGCGACTAGGAAATTTGAGGATCTACAGCAGGCGTTGAACG ATGTCAAGAAAGAACGGAGTGACGTTCTGAAAAAGCAGCTTGAAATGCAGATGGAGCTAGAGGCGCTTAAGGCTGCCGTGGACGACTATCAGGCAGACGAGCACAAATATCGGCAGCATACTACACACCTGAGAGAACAACTTATCGCG TCGTCCGCTAGCCTCGAAAAGCTCAAAGAGGAAGTGTTGATGGAAAGAGAGCGGCGGAAGGAAATCGAGGAAGACTTGAATCGATCGTCTCAGAGAATCGCCGAACTATCAGTAAGACTACAGCGTACGGTGCGCTATAGAGTGTACGATTCCGTGACTCAGGACTCACGAGAGCAGCTCGCTGAAGCTCTGCGTGCGGCATATTTGGGAAG AGAAACACTGGCGCCTTGTTTG AAGCAACTAACGCCGCCTCAGACGAGCGAATATAAGCTTGTACCAACTGAAGTCGAGCGGGTCAGCTCCCTTGGCGGCTTCGAGGAACGCCGAAAGTGCGACCTATTCAACAATAGAGAGGGGCCACATACTGTTTTGGACACCACTCCCAAGAGTCGCAGTCCATCCGCGGCAACCAGCACTCGGACACGCTGTCCAGAGAGCACGTCGAGCAGTTGTTCGGACTACCAGGCTGACAGCAACATGGCACCTCGGGCTTCAGCTGAATCTGCACAGCTGCGGGTGATGTGCTCGGCAGAGACGCTTTCCGACAACCGAACAAAATCCGGCTTGGATATGAACCACTTTGAGGACAGTCATGTTATTATGTTCGATAAAGATGAGATGACATCAGTAG ACCTGCCCGTGAAATCGCCAGAACGGAATCAGTGGATTCTCTCTCGAAATATCGAATGTGCAGTCGGACATTTCACCGGTTCACCACATTCTTGTCCCCACAAAAAGCCCCATGAACAACAAACGTACGACAGTGTGCTCTTCCCGGCGTCTGATGCATTGTCTACACGACGGTTCAACCCGGAGAAAACCACGCCTATCACactgcgagaaaaagaccACGCTGTTGTGAAGACGGAAATGGTGGGAAGGACCGCGAGTGAACTGGACGGAactccctcctcttcgcctgaCGTCCCGGTCCTCTCTGTCAAAAACGAAACCGTCGAATTGCAGCCACATCCCTCGTCCATGAGCGCTCTTGTAACTACCAAGAGTATCCAGGATCGCCCTTGCTAT AACAAAACAGGCTGTCAACGAAGCATATGCAAAACCCTATTTCCCCTTCAGCTTCAACCGGCCCCGACAAAACGACAGACTCTGCGGATGCGACTGTGGTAG
- a CDS encoding hexokinase (encoded by transcript TGME49_265450~Product name based on PMID:18949028;17449654.) — translation MQPRQPGDEAKQLAELEVVRKMMTPTREVLLELHESFLKELQRGLEMHKRHGITWVPEECSMKMLDSCVSNLPTGAEVGEAYAIDFGGSTCRAVRCSLLGKGKMEIIQDKICLRSAEHRCTKGFMDKKAGGKELFDQFAMCIRGLMDRSGDLKKAEETNTPVPVGFTFSFPCAQAALNSSFLIEWTKGFETGRENPDRVEGKDVAVLLADALQRHNVPAVCKAIVNDTVGTLVSCAYQRVPGTPECRVGLIIGTGFNACYVEPEASNYGYTGTVVNMEAGNFHKDLPRNEIDVEVDEKTHNRGKQQFEKLVSGYYIGEIVRVAAVRVFGARAPEKASVRHSIHGETASTIRDDHSQDKAASIQAIKECWGVTMDLDDIKCIWEICRLVFDRSAAFAATLAVALCYRTGRLDTGSTVGIDGALYVKNQWYREAVEYYTKLVAGDAAKNIHYCIADDGSGKGAALIADVN, via the exons ATGCAGCCTCGTCAACcaggcgacgaagcgaagCAGCTCGCGGAGCTGGAG GTCGTTCGCAAAATGATGACCCCGACACGCGAGGTTCTGCTGGAGCTGCACGAAAGCTTCTTGAAGGAGCTACAACGC GGCTTGGAAATGCACAAGAGACACGGCATCACATGGGTGCCTGAGGAATGCTCGATGAAAATGCTGGACAGCTGCGTGTCGAATCTGCCGACTGGTGCCGAAGTCGGCGAGGCATATGCCATCGACTTCGGAGGCTCGACATGCCGGGCTGTTCGTTGTTCTCTTCTTGGCAAGGGCAAAATGGAAATTATTCAAGACAAAATCTG CCTGAGAAGCGCGGAACATCGATGCACCAAGGGATTCATGGACAAGAAGGCAGGAGGCAAAGAACTGTTCGACCAATTCGCCATGTGCATCCGCGGCCTGATGGATAGATCCGGAGACctgaagaaggcggaagagacCAACACACCTGTCCCAGTTGGAttcactttctcttttccttgcgCCCAAGCG GCGTTGAACTCTAGCTTTCTCATTGAGTGGACAAAGGGCTTCGAAACTGGCCGCGAGAACCCGGATCGTGTAGAAGGCAAAGATGTGGCAGTGTTGCTTGCCGATGCACTGCAACGTCATAACGTTCCTGCTGTCTGCAAGGCTATCGTGAACGACACG GTTGGCACATTGGTGTCTTGCGCATATCAAAGAGTGCCAGGCACTCCGGAGTGCCGTGTTGGACTCATCATCGGCACCGGGTTCAACGCGTGCTACGTGGAACCTGAAGCTAGCAACTATGGCTACACGGGTACCGTCGTGAATATGGAGGCAGGCAACTTCCACAAGGATCTTCCGCGCAACGAAATCGACGTCGAG GTCGAtgagaagacacacaacaGAGGCAAACAGCAATTCGAGAAACTCGTGTCGGGCTACTACATCGGCGAAATCGTCCGGGTCGCTGCTGTCAGAGTATTTGGCGCCCGTGCCCCCGAGAAAGCAAG TGTCAGACACTCGATTCATGGTGAAACGGCCTCGACGATCCGTGATGACCATAGCCAGGACAAAGCCGCCAGCATTCAGGCTATCAAGGAGTGCTGGGGTGTGACGATGGACTTGGACGACATCAAGTGCATCTGGGAGATTTGCCGACTCGTCTTCGACCGCTCAGCCGCGTTCGCTGCAACGCTGGCGGTCGCTCTGTGCTACCGAACAGGG CGACTTGACACCGGATCCACCGTAGGAATTGATGGTGCTTTGTATGTGAAGAACCAGTGGTACCGGGAGGCTGTTGAGTACTACACAAAATTGGTCGCCGGCGACGCGGCGAAAAACATTCACTACTGCATTGCGGATGACGGCTCTGGCAAGGGTGCTGCTCTGATCGCAGATGTGAACTGA
- a CDS encoding hypothetical protein (encoded by transcript TGME49_265430): MLDTSQVPPPKPWERVSSLPRGNAEKQIVSQVEKCETGTRGRSSVSTGLIEPATSQLDVVSSVKSDGAVAVVGPADMGGEGAQTGYDVDSSHRSYSRGLTAVDAYNSNANVWNASHLQRNAEVYGGSHYYTPSRTGNYYGNLGFGTSNPLYASSYGTYRNGLSLSPYSSSALYFPSSSVGGSSGTSAVPFSYSFLQETAEGLGRVSLLLDLNGCFLDRLCDHSSNLLFRLNSLSASFSQLRTYLSSTVKHRCSRACEAVSHLKSKCLFPDFQDPFALAVPGASSAFLPDSTPVPLEKPPSLLPRFLSRYVCAVLTVESWEKTRNSRAALLRFLSRRNVVHYAFVEKQNFRGTTREKSAKNPQRPLTQRGRDSRRDASVRRKEKSAKRESLGGRLGSGEERMLCEPPEKVNNAQDLDTERQRKRGKEDPDVWATSLRQSRDIPTGQDIQDAQEETRRLWRELRQTILELRIYGSIFFILFFLLTRRLGSRLAAGTSGRNSFGLLLSTLLTTTLLGATLRIFSSLKDRRSRRKLKEDFVQRFKRLIQYFSVSKIPMG, encoded by the exons ATGCTGGACACTTCGCAAGTGCCGCCTCCGAAGCCATGGGAAAGAGTGTCGAGCCTGCCACGTGGCAATGCGGAGAAACAAATTGTTTCTCAAGTGGAAAAATGTGAAACTGGCACACGAGGGAGATCCTCTGTCTCTACAGGTTTGATTGAACCAGCGACAAGCCAGTTAGACGTCGTTTCTTCGGTGAAAAGTGACGGTGCTGTCGCTGTAGTGGGGCCTGCAGACATGGGTGGCGAAGGCGCCCAGACTGGTTACGACGTTGATTCTTCACACCGAAGTTACAGTCGAGGTTTAACTGCTGTAGATGCGTACAACAGCAACGCGAATGTCTGGAATGCAAGTCActtgcagagaaacgcggaggTCTACGGCGGAAGTCACTATTACACCCCTTCGCGAACAGGAAACTATTACGGCAACCTAGGGTTTGGAACATCGAATCCTCTCTACGCTTCCTCGTATGGAACGTATCGGAACG gtctctcgctctccccgtattcttcgtctgcgttgtatttcccctcttcctcaGTTGGGGGTTCGTCTGGCACTTCTGCAGTGCCTTTTTCGTATTCCTTTTTGCAGGAGACTGCCGAGGGTTTAGgtcgcgtgtctctgctgctggaTTTGAACGGTTGCTTTCTAGATCGGCTCTGTGACCACAGCTCGAACTTGCTTTTTCGTCTGAACTCTCTTTCGGCCTCTTTTTCACAGCTGCGAACCTATCTTTCGTCGACGGTGAAACACCGTTGTTCGCGTGCGTGTGAAGCTGTTTCCCACCTGAAATCGAAATGCCTTTTTCCCGACTTCCAAGACCCTTTTGCCCTCGCAGTCCCCGGCGCCTCCTCAGCGTTTTTGCCCGATTCAACACCAGTTCCTCTCGAGAAACCTCCGAGCCTTCTACCCCGGTTCCTTTCCCGCTACGTATGCGCCGTTTTGACCGTTGAAAGTTGGGAGAAGACCCGGAACTCCCGCGCCGCTTTGCtgcgctttctctcccgccgcAACGTCGTGCACTATGCCTTCGTGGAGAAGCAAAACTTCCGGGGAacaacgcgagaaaagagtgCAAAAAACCCCCAGCGTCCActgacacagagaggcagggaCAGTCGCCGCGATGCTTCTGTCCgccgaaaagaaaaaagtgCAAAACGGGAGAGTCTGGGTGGCCGTCtgggaagcggagaggagcGGATGCTTTGCGAACCCCCAGAAAAAGTGAACAACGCCCAAGATCTGGACAcggaaagacagaggaaacgaggaaaagaagacccGGATGTGTGGGCCACAAGTCTACGACAAAGTCGAGACATCCCGACGGGACAAGATATCCAGGATGCACAGGAAGAAACTCGGAGACTCTGGAGAGAGTTGAGACAAACCATCTTGGAACTCAG AATTTACGGCAGCATCTTTTTCatcttgtttttcctcttaACTCGCCGTCTGGGTAGCAGACTGGCCGCCGGCACCAGTGGACGGAATTCTTTTGGACTTCTCTTGTCCACCCTGTTGACTACGACACTGTTGGGCGCGACTTTGAGgattttttcttcgcttaAAGACAGACGCAGTCGAAGAAAGCTGAAGGAGGACTTTGTGCAGCGCTTCAAACGACTGATACAgtatttctctgtttctaAAATCCCGATGGGGTAG
- a CDS encoding hypothetical protein (encoded by transcript TGME49_265460), with the protein MHGSPYRPPRLSSMEDRAKRPDPQGWAVVQTPESTAALGYGTPGYPAAGPSITPIFSSAAGNAGPRPFCAEAFLSLSPVESQHNSSAGSFQRRDSVSSGFSQGESTGSPSVSGSLEQASRLSRSQKPLSSLRTSVSVPNFFHAKPTSLLRKKCRESDAGVGVAREGAFWGDFLDDDDKDTSSPTPGSGSLRPLHASPSLSGLSGLPSPLPSHRSAEGCAAPASHSDSKPERKGSSGSFSRRSFFQKPLRRTISKCGTRVESCPDFCEQNRGTLALSPAASLAGEGESLSSSSSVGTDLSQLAGEEPSTASVPVLSGGSSAASVPTIFGGASIRQVRSSPSLQGIPPVATSTTCPPPSLSRIQASELEQTIGTEFLSSLSARRLRLASDSAPPTRPTFPGWTQQPQSRQTSTRGSISRRLSIRQLVQRSSGVHAPQSTAAFAKGGEGPNALQAVGDRPQASGRFGTCDSDPGFDADALRVGEVSAVPEEVNGHEESGSSHGSSPESEGLSDGDGGGVAERSS; encoded by the exons ATGCACGGAAGTCCTTACCGGCCGCCTCGTCTCAGCTCGATGGAGGACCGCGCGAAGCGTCCCGACCCCCAGGGCTGGGCGGTCGTCCAGACACCTGAGTCGACAGCCGCGCTCGGGTACGGGACGCCTGGCTACCCTGCTGCTGGCCCGTCGATCACGCCGATTTTTTCCTCGGCGGCTGGCAACGCGGGGCCCCGTCCCTTCTGTGCGGAGGCGTTTCTTTCCCTGAGCCCTGTCGAGAGCCAACACAACAGCAGCGCGGGTTCCTTTCAGCGCCGTGACTCCGTCAGCTCCGGCTTTTCCCAGGGCGAGAGTACAGGTTCGCCGTCGGTTTCTGGGAGCTTGGAGCAGGCGTCGCGGCTGAGTCGCTCGCAGAAACCCTTGAGCAGTTTGAGGACCTCGGTCTCAGTTCCGAACTTTTTCCACGCGAAGCCGACTTCGCTCTTGAGGAAGAAATGCCGCGAGTCTGACGCAGGTGTGGGCGTCGCGCGGGAAGGCGCGTTCTGGGGCGACTTCTTGGACGACGATGACAAAGACACCTCTTCTCCAACTCCTGGCTCCGGATCACTGAGGCCGCTGcacgcgtcgccttcgctctcgggGCTCTCCGGCCTGCCCAGTCCGCTGCCTTCACACCGAAGTGCGGAGGGCTGTGCCGCCCCCGCGTCCCACTCCGACTCCAAACCGGAGCGAAAGGGATCTTCAGggtctttttctcgccgcAGTTTCTTCCAAAAGCCACTCCGTCGCACCATCTCCAAATGCGGGACTCGCGTCGAGAGCTGCCCGGACTTCTGTGAGCAAAACAGAGGCACACTCGCGCTCTCCCCAGCGGCCAGCCTTGCAGGGGAAGGCGAGTCCCTCagctcgtcttcgtctgtaGGCACAGACCTCTCGCAACTGGCAGGTGAAGAGCCGTCAACCGCGTCGGTCCCCGTCCTCTCGGGCGGGTCCAGCGCCGCTTCTGTCCCCACGATCTTTGGAGGCGCTTCAATTCGCCAGGTCCGCAGTTCCCCCTCGCTTCAAGGCATCCCTCCCGTCGCCACCTCCACCACCTGCCCGCCACCGAGTCTCTCACGCAT CCAGGCGTCTGAGCTAGAGCAGACGATTGGAACTgagttcctttcctctctctctgcgcggcGGCTGCGCCTCGCGTCTGATTCGGCGCCTCCAACGCGACCAACGTTCCCCGGATGGACGCAGCAACCCCAGAGCCGCCAGACATCCACTCGCGGCTCGatttctcggcgtctctccatTCGCCAGCTGGTGCAGCGGTCCTCGGGTGTACATGCACCCCAGTCGACCGCCGCGTTTGCGAAGGGCGGCGAAGGCCCGAACGCGCTCCAGGCGGTCGGAGACAGGCCGCAGGCCTCGGGGCGCTTCGGCACCTGCGACTCTGATCCTGGCTTCGACGCGGATGCTCTCCGCGTCGGAGAAGTTTCTGCTGTCCCAGAGGAAGTCAACGGCCACGAAGAATCCGGATCTTCTCACGG ATCTTCACCTGAGTCAGAAGGCCTCTCCGACGGCGATGGCGGGGGTGTAGCGGAGCGCAGCTCTTGA
- a CDS encoding hypothetical protein (encoded by transcript TGME49_265440) translates to MEQFDGEALKSSSPGPAHAADNGEPAPSAPPGVTGTPPVEKLCTEATIYRLTVQRIVDFVNIYYSVKASVAAPASGPKDAEDAKDGKARHAEIDADTASVASPSGSSPDGTPTSSLGATQSEKPCACHCACCLNSRGADGCAVTQSQSGLPRQKTTTKLVDVPQEGIDVLKEIARTGQCRYPWSIVKMVIAAKMEQVFTDLAKSRVKRRLAFDWTTARNLCCCQVMQLRRPPVTVQRLCEVLLRPTYANTEKLFFAVRKLLLVRGCLHEPVEIPAFVQLSSIPGIRYAEMKVSDLAAPAFWVQNPRVGLHARQGCEGARAASPELRGNTPSHENSELSRGGPAVAGESLCESSNSQACCSVCCCCRDWLADIDDCDPAASLGEDARRSGRHSEGDAELSNVRRDSRDSENGVSTLPLVRAEDTGREADRRRDDDRDERPETHGRDERGGEAEDGEGGEDIEGEREGEGGDMECAPEEMEAGDSDPREGSEGTAREERRGSPRLSSEDEESSSDRNCARASGGEEGEEASSPPAVAAHAASEEGGEENSLKGDSATYGGSRAAAGEEETSEERLGDNCMSLDSGVNADTRETEKRKARSGRSGSTEDASFSAVCLEDAEESSSGNEASGTRREKANGGGREAHSARVPRHPRGAIRDSRDSSAAVLERSEETVETQETEARARVSQVGKQTCSQSPGEASEELSEEKRASRCKRQGREDAEGKRITSEARKRKEESGERGHAEGEDVFEDRRPVKHARCEDV, encoded by the exons ATGGAGCAGTTCGACGGAGAAGCGCTGAAATCCAGCAGTCCCGGCCCTGCTCACGCGGCGGACAACGGAGAACCTGCCCCTTCTGCGCCGCCTGGAGTCACCGGCACACCTCCCGTGGAAAAACTTTGCACAGAGGCCACCATTTACCGCCTTACGGTTCAGCGAATCGTCG ATTTTGTCAACATCTACTACTCGGTGAAGGCGTCCGTGGCCGCGCCGGCTTCGGGGCCGAAGGACgcggaagacgcgaaagacgGCAAGGCGCGCCATGCGGAGATCGACGCAGACACCGCGTccgtcgcctctccgtcCGGGTCTTCGCCGGACGGCACTCCGACGAGTTCGCTGGGAGCGACGCAGAGTGAGAAGCCGTGCGCGTGTCACTGCGCCTGCTGCTTGAACAGCCGCGGAGCCGACGGCTGCGCAGTTACGCAGAGTCAGAGTGGCCTTCCGCGACAAAAGACAACGACGAAGCTCGTCGACGTCCCTCAGGAAGGCATCGATGTGCTAAAGGAAATTGCGCGCACTGGCCAGTGCCGCTATCCGTGGAGCATCGTGAAGATGGTCATTGCGGCGAAAATGGAACAA GTTTTCACAGACCTGGCGAAGAGCAGAGTGAAGCGGAGACTCGCCTTCGATTGGACGACTGCGAGGAATCTCTGCTGCTGCCAAGTCATGCAACTTCGCAG ACCCCCGGTAACGGTGCAGAGGCTGTGCGAAGTTCTTCTCCGACCGACTTAcgcaaacacagaaaaactcTTCTTTGCTGTCAGAAAG CTGCTTCTTGTGCGCGGGTGTCTGCACGAGCCGGTGGAGATTCCGGCTTTCGTTCAACTGTCTTCCATCCCGGGGATCAGATACGCAGAAATG AAAGTCTCAGACCTCGCGGCGCCTGCATTCTGGGTGCAGAATCCTCGAGTCggtttgcatgcgcggcagGGCTGCGAGGGAGCGCGCGCGGCGTCTCCAGAGCTTCGGGGCAACACACCAAGCCACGAGAACTCGGAGCTCTCGCGCGGGGGACCTGCAGTGGCAGGCGAATCTCTCTGCGAGTCGAGCAACAGTCAAGCTTGTTGCAGCGTCTGCTGTTGCTGTCGGGACTGGCTCGCGGACATCGACGACTGCGATCCCGCCGCGTCTctgggagaagacgcgcgaagaagtggacgacacagcgaaggcgacgcagaactCTCGAATGTGCGACGCGactccagagacagcgaaaacggCGTCTCAACTCTCCCGCTCGTGCGTGCAGAAGACACCGGGCgggaagcagacagacggagagacgatGACCGCGACGAACGCCCAGAGACACACGGCCGAGAcgaacgaggaggagaggcagaagacggagaaggcggagaagacatagagggagagagagaaggagaggggggCGACATGGAGTGTGCGCCAGAGGAGATGGAAGCGGGTGATAGCGatccgagagaaggaagtgagggcacagcgagagaagagagaagagggtcGCCGAGGCTGTCATCTGAGGACGAAGAGTCGAGTTCGGACAGGAACTGTGCTCGTGCGTcggggggagaagaaggcgaagaggcatcttcgcctccggctgtcgctgcgcatgcagcttcagaagagggaggggaggaaaacagcctcaaaggagacagcgcaaCGTATGGGGGTTCGAGAGCGGCcgcgggagaggaagagacttCGGAGGAGAGACTGGGAGACAACTGTATGTCTCTCGACTCGGGTGTCAACGCAGACActcgagaaacggagaagagaaaagcgagaagtggaagaagcggCTCGACAGAGGACGCGAGTTTTTCGGCTGTCTGTTtagaagacgcagaagagagtaGTTCAGGAAACGAAGCTTCGGGcacacggagagagaaagcaaatgGAGGAGGCCGCGAAGCGCACTCCGCACGAGTGCCAAGGCACCCGCGCGGAGCGatcagagacagcagagactcTTCCGCTGCAGTCTTGGAGCGCTCAGAGGAGACGgtggagacacaggagacagaggcgcgagCGCGTGTGTCGCAGGTCGGAAAGCAGACTTGTTCCCAGTCTCCTGGAGAGGCTTCGGAGGAGCTGAGTGAGGAGAAGCGCGCGAGTCGCTgcaagagacaggggagagaagacgcagagggaaagagaatCACGAGCGAAGCTCGGAAgcgcaaagaagaaagcggagagaggggccatgcagagggagaagacgttTTCGAAGATCGACGCCCAGTCAAACACGCGAGGTGCGAGGACGTctga